A DNA window from Camelina sativa cultivar DH55 chromosome 17, Cs, whole genome shotgun sequence contains the following coding sequences:
- the LOC104759678 gene encoding endochitinase At2g43590-like produces MSKLTIHLPLFILIHKRKKKKKGMALKKISSVFLIFIFGFYSETAKSQYCGCSPILCCSKFGYCGVTEDYCGSGCISGPCRNISEPVEPVDSIVTQKFFNGIISQASNGCAGKKIYTRDSFLKAAHTNLEFSMSVTRREIAAMFAHFTYETQHFCNIEEVNGSSYDYCDENDMQYPCAHGKKYYGRGPMQLSWNYNYGSCGQSLGLDLLREPELVGSNPTVAFRTSMWFWMNSVRPVLNQGFGATIKAINNNLEWRDGN; encoded by the exons ATGAGCAAACTAACAATACATCTCCCACTCTTCATTCTCatccataaaagaaaaaaaaaaaaaaaaggaatggctctcaaaaaaatatcctcagtttttctcatcttcatctttggtttctACTCTGAAACTGCCAAGTCGCAGTACTGCGGCTGTTCTCCAATCCTCTGCTGCAGTAAGTTTGGGTATTGTGGCGTCACGGAAGATTATTGTGGCTCCGGTTGCATATCAGGTCCTTGCCGAAATATTAGTGAGCCGGTTGAGCCGGTTGACAGTATTGTGACACAAAAATTCTTTAACGGAATTATTAGCCAAGCAAGTAATGGCTGCGCCGGGAAAAAAATTTACACCCGTGACTCTTTCCTTAAGGCCGCTCATACTAACTTGGAGTTCAGTATGTCTGTTACCAGGCGTGAGATTGCAGCCATGTTTGCTCATTTCACCTACGAGACCCAAC ATTTCTGCAACATAGAGGAGGTTAACGGAAGTTCATATGACTACTGCGACGAGAACGACATGCAATATCCATGTGCACATGGAAAGAAATACTATGGTCGTGGTCCGATGCAACTATCATGGAATTACAACTACGGATCATGTGGCCAGAGTCTCGGACTTGACCTCTTACGCGAGCCTGAGCTAGTGGGTAGCAACCCAACTGTGGCTTTCAGGACAAGTATGTGGTTTTGGATGAACAGCGTAAGGCCCGTACTGAACCAAGGATTTGGAGCCACCATTAAAGCCATCAATAATAATCTGGAGTGGCGCGATGGGAATTAA
- the LOC109124927 gene encoding pathogenesis-related protein 5-like, whose protein sequence is TAGSIDLPNRGGGTVFTLKNNCSDTVWAGTLAGNGPQLGGGGFELTKGASKKLLAPAGWSGRFWARTGCNFDASGKGRCVTGDCGGLKCNGTGVPPVTLAEFTIVGHGGNDFYDVSLVDGYNVKVGIRPSGGSGDCKYAGCIADLNANCPNELQVVDPQNNIVACKSPCDVLNTDQYCCRGAYSMPQTCFPTNYSMTFKKACPDAYSYAYDDETSTFTCSEANYEITFCP, encoded by the coding sequence ACTGCAGGCAGCATTGATCTTCCCAATCGCGGCGGCGGCACCGTCTTCACTCTAAAGAACAATTGCTCTGACACCGTCTGGGCCGGAACATTGGCCGGCAATGGACCCCAGCTCGGCGGTGGCGGATTTGAATTGACCAAAGGCGCTTCCAAAAAGCTCTTGGCTCCTGCGGGATGGTCAGGTCGGTTCTGGGCTCGTACGGGATGCAATTTTGACGCCTCCGGAAAGGGTAGATGCGTCACCGGAGACTGCGGCGGTCTAAAATGTAACGGCACTGGAGTTCCTCCAGTCACTCTTGCTGAATTCACCATCGTTGGCCATGGCGGCAATGATTTCTACGACGTGAGCCTCGTCGACGGTTACAATGTCAAGGTGGGGATAAGACCTTCCGGAGGATCTGGAGATTGTAAGTACGCAGGCTGCATCGCCGACCTCAACGCGAACTGCCCTAACGAGCTTCAGGTCGTGGATCCTCAGAACAATATCGTGGCGTGCAAGAGCCCCTGTGATGTGTTGAACACGGATCAATATTGTTGCCGTGGAGCTTACTCCATGCCGCAGACTTGTTTTCCGACGAATTACTCGATGACTTTTAAGAAAGCTTGCCCTGACGCCTATAGCTACGCTTACGATGACGAAACGAGCACCTTCACTTGTAGCGAAGCTAACTACGAAATCACTTTCTGCCCATAA